Proteins co-encoded in one Flavobacterium fluviale genomic window:
- a CDS encoding histidine kinase: MKDDGTTFSDLKNGTIACFKIAMVFAIIFSACLGDDLNVKNVLLTFFISCLYSFGLGFGNGFINVFLDKKWDWLEQTNLRVYYGILVTVLYTVPVVLGINYFIFVVLQNVTLEVFFGARMLWVHLFYIILSLGVSTFMQARSFMVKWKRASKFEITQQKIIAGTANAKFESLKNQIDPHFLFNSLNVLSSLIEENPDNAQRFTTSLSKIYRYVLEQKDKELVSVEDELSFAKTYMNLLKMRFENSLFYELPAENINPDAKVVPLSLQLLLENTVKHNVVSEQKPLHIRIFIDKDYLAIQNDLQKKEVLQDRQGVGLQNIVNRYGIITDRRVKVEQDEKNFTVKIPILTKQVSVMDTNADYNDEAKAYYRAKKRVEELKGFYANIISYCCVIPLLVFINLRFSPGFQWFWFSALGWGFGITMHAFKVFGYSSDWEERKIREILERENKQKTWK; this comes from the coding sequence ATGAAAGATGATGGAACTACATTTTCTGATTTAAAAAATGGAACTATAGCATGTTTCAAGATTGCAATGGTATTTGCAATAATATTTTCAGCTTGTTTAGGAGATGATCTAAATGTTAAAAACGTTCTTTTAACCTTTTTTATAAGCTGTCTCTATTCTTTTGGATTAGGTTTCGGCAACGGATTTATCAATGTATTTCTGGATAAAAAATGGGACTGGCTGGAACAAACCAATCTTAGAGTTTATTACGGAATCTTAGTAACCGTCTTATATACTGTTCCGGTAGTCTTAGGGATAAACTACTTTATTTTCGTAGTCTTGCAAAATGTGACCTTAGAGGTGTTTTTTGGAGCAAGAATGTTATGGGTGCACCTTTTTTACATCATTTTATCTTTAGGAGTTTCGACCTTTATGCAGGCTAGAAGTTTTATGGTAAAATGGAAAAGGGCTTCAAAATTTGAAATTACGCAGCAGAAAATTATTGCAGGTACAGCAAATGCGAAATTTGAAAGCTTAAAAAATCAAATCGATCCTCATTTTCTTTTTAACAGCTTAAATGTTTTAAGTTCATTGATAGAAGAAAATCCAGATAATGCACAACGTTTTACAACTTCTTTATCTAAAATCTACAGATATGTTTTAGAACAAAAAGATAAAGAATTGGTTTCGGTTGAAGATGAATTGTCATTTGCAAAAACCTATATGAATCTGCTAAAAATGCGTTTCGAAAACAGTTTGTTTTACGAACTGCCGGCAGAAAACATAAATCCAGATGCCAAAGTAGTGCCGCTGTCTTTACAGCTTTTGCTTGAAAACACTGTAAAACATAATGTGGTAAGTGAACAAAAACCGCTGCATATTAGAATATTTATTGATAAAGATTATTTAGCCATTCAAAATGATCTTCAGAAAAAAGAAGTACTGCAGGACAGACAAGGCGTTGGACTGCAGAATATTGTCAATCGATACGGAATTATAACCGATAGAAGAGTGAAAGTGGAGCAGGACGAGAAAAATTTCACGGTTAAAATTCCAATTTTAACAAAACAAGTTAGTGTTATGGATACAAATGCAGATTATAACGATGAAGCGAAAGCTTATTATAGAGCCAAAAAAAGAGTTGAAGAATTAAAGGGATTTTATGCAAATATAATTTCATACTGTTGTGTAATTCCGCTTTTAGTTTTTATCAATCTAAGATTTTCACCTGGATTTCAATGGTTTTGGTTTTCTGCTTTAGGCTGGGGATTTGGAATTACAATGCACGCTTTTAAGGTGTTTGGCTATAGTTCAGATTGGGAGGAAAGAAAAATTAGAGAGATTCTAGAAAGAGAAAACAAACAAAAAACCTGGAAATAA
- a CDS encoding TonB-dependent receptor — MKTRITFILLLLTAFSFAQNTISGKVVDQKGKPVAGANIYIDGTYDGATSSETGEFSFETTETGNKFLVVSFLLFETFKTEIDVANYKNQTVKLRENVNSLDAVVITAGTLESGDKARVSVLKPLDIVTTAGSAGNIVAALQTLPGTQTVAEDGRLFVRGGEANETQTFIDGIRVAQPYGATTNNLPTRSRFSPFLFSGIAFSTGGYSAEYGEALSSVLLLNTNDEEDHEKTDIGLMTVGLSVGNTQKWEKSSLSVNMAYINLAPYQAVIPQNVDWNNPYQSLGGETVYRHKFTNGIFKLYASFDSEKFDLNQKNINFENPIRTDMNNNNFYLNSSYKGTIGTGWQLTSGISYGYSKNKLKYDITDIDSNENAAQLKLKLAKKVSNQFRLSFGTDYFITKYNENFDDNVSINGANGYDSNIFAAYAEGDLSFSKNLALKVGLRYSNNSLLNENNIAPRASLGYKVSKSSQFSFAYGDFSQTPVVDYIKYSKFHQFESEKARHFILNYTFTKPGQLLRTELYYKDYNNLVQYDTRDIQYNSVFNNNGSGYAKGFDLLWRDSNLYKNLEYWISYSYIDSERQYKNFPNMATPSFIANHSLSVVTKYFITDWKSQVGFTNSYSSGRPYNDPNQTQFMSGKTKSYNSLSFNWAYLLTTQKILYFSVSNILGTQNVFGYDYARNPDAAGVYQRQAVLPTADRFFFVGFFWTISQNKNENQLKNL, encoded by the coding sequence ATGAAAACCAGAATTACTTTTATTTTATTATTACTGACTGCTTTTTCTTTTGCTCAGAACACAATTTCTGGGAAAGTAGTAGACCAAAAAGGAAAACCAGTTGCAGGGGCAAATATTTATATTGACGGAACTTACGACGGAGCAACAAGCTCTGAGACGGGAGAATTTTCTTTTGAAACTACCGAAACAGGAAATAAATTTTTAGTGGTGAGTTTTTTACTTTTTGAAACTTTTAAAACTGAAATTGATGTTGCCAACTATAAAAATCAAACGGTAAAATTAAGAGAAAATGTTAATTCGCTAGACGCTGTTGTAATTACTGCGGGAACATTAGAATCTGGAGACAAGGCAAGGGTTTCTGTTTTAAAACCTTTAGATATTGTAACAACCGCAGGTTCTGCCGGAAATATTGTGGCAGCTTTACAAACTTTGCCAGGAACACAAACTGTTGCTGAAGACGGGCGTTTGTTTGTTCGTGGAGGTGAAGCCAATGAAACACAGACTTTTATTGACGGAATTAGAGTAGCACAGCCTTACGGAGCAACAACTAATAACTTACCAACTCGAAGCAGATTTTCTCCTTTCTTGTTTAGCGGAATCGCTTTTTCTACTGGAGGTTATTCTGCTGAGTACGGCGAAGCTCTGTCAAGTGTTTTACTTTTAAATACTAATGACGAAGAAGACCACGAAAAAACAGATATCGGATTAATGACAGTTGGTTTGAGTGTAGGAAATACTCAAAAATGGGAAAAAAGTTCTTTAAGTGTCAACATGGCTTATATTAATTTGGCGCCTTATCAGGCCGTAATTCCACAAAATGTAGATTGGAATAATCCGTATCAATCACTTGGTGGTGAGACAGTTTATCGCCATAAATTCACAAACGGAATTTTTAAATTATACGCTTCTTTCGACTCAGAAAAATTCGATTTGAATCAAAAAAATATCAATTTCGAAAATCCAATCAGAACCGATATGAATAACAATAATTTTTATTTGAATTCTTCATACAAAGGAACTATTGGTACGGGATGGCAGTTGACTTCTGGGATTAGTTACGGTTACAGTAAAAACAAATTAAAATACGATATTACCGATATTGACAGCAACGAAAATGCTGCACAGTTAAAATTAAAACTTGCAAAAAAAGTTTCAAATCAGTTTAGATTGTCTTTCGGTACAGATTATTTCATTACCAAATACAACGAAAATTTTGATGATAATGTCTCTATTAATGGTGCTAATGGTTACGACTCTAATATTTTTGCAGCTTACGCTGAAGGAGATCTTTCTTTCTCTAAAAATTTAGCCTTAAAAGTAGGTTTGAGATATTCAAATAACAGTTTGTTAAACGAAAACAACATTGCTCCAAGAGCCTCATTGGGTTATAAAGTTTCAAAAAGCAGCCAGTTTTCATTTGCTTATGGAGATTTTTCGCAGACTCCTGTTGTTGATTATATTAAATATTCAAAATTCCATCAGTTTGAAAGTGAAAAAGCAAGACATTTTATTTTGAATTACACCTTTACAAAACCAGGCCAGCTACTTAGAACAGAATTGTATTATAAAGATTATAACAATTTAGTTCAATACGATACAAGAGATATTCAGTACAATTCGGTTTTCAATAATAACGGATCAGGTTACGCAAAAGGATTTGATTTACTTTGGAGAGACAGCAATTTGTACAAAAATTTAGAGTATTGGATTTCATATTCTTATATCGATTCAGAAAGACAATATAAAAACTTTCCAAACATGGCAACTCCAAGTTTTATTGCCAATCATAGTTTGTCTGTTGTAACCAAATATTTTATTACAGACTGGAAATCGCAGGTGGGTTTTACCAATAGTTACAGTTCAGGGCGCCCGTACAACGATCCGAACCAGACACAATTTATGAGCGGAAAAACAAAATCGTACAATAGTTTAAGTTTTAACTGGGCTTACTTATTGACCACACAAAAGATCCTTTACTTCTCTGTTTCGAATATTTTAGGAACACAAAATGTTTTCGGATACGATTACGCCAGAAACCCAGATGCAGCCGGTGTTTATCAAAGACAAGCAGTTTTGCCAACCGCAGACCGATTTTTCTTCGTAGGTTTCTTCTGGACGATTAGTCAGAATAAAAATGAGAATCAGTTAAAGAATCTTTAA
- a CDS encoding carbon-nitrogen hydrolase family protein encodes MNIAIAQIKPVKGDIPANIQKHILVIQQASLLKASSIFFPELSLTGYEPELAKELAVNINDNQFDVFQEISDLKKITIGVGIPTLSNNEILISMLIFQPDQSRIVYSKQQLHEDEFPYFKNGNEQILLNVENERIAPAICYESLQMDHADKAVKLGAQIYIASVAKSKNGIDKAYAHYPDVAKNYKIPVLMSNCIGECDNFVSAGFSSVWNKEGKLMAQFDDQQEGVIIFNTETEKVTTQII; translated from the coding sequence ATGAATATTGCAATAGCACAAATAAAACCAGTTAAAGGAGATATTCCAGCTAACATCCAAAAACATATTCTGGTAATTCAACAGGCATCTTTACTAAAAGCTTCTTCCATATTTTTTCCAGAACTTTCTTTAACGGGTTATGAACCGGAATTGGCTAAAGAACTGGCTGTAAATATAAATGATAATCAATTTGATGTTTTTCAAGAAATTAGTGACTTAAAAAAGATTACTATTGGTGTTGGAATTCCAACATTGAGCAATAATGAAATTCTCATCAGTATGTTGATTTTTCAGCCAGATCAATCTCGAATTGTGTATTCAAAACAACAACTTCATGAAGATGAATTCCCTTACTTTAAAAACGGAAACGAACAGATTTTACTTAACGTTGAAAATGAAAGAATTGCACCAGCAATTTGTTACGAAAGTTTACAAATGGACCATGCGGATAAAGCAGTTAAACTTGGAGCACAAATTTATATTGCCAGTGTCGCCAAGTCGAAAAACGGAATCGATAAAGCGTACGCACATTACCCAGATGTTGCTAAAAATTATAAAATTCCCGTTTTAATGTCTAATTGTATTGGAGAATGCGACAATTTTGTTAGTGCGGGTTTTAGCTCTGTTTGGAATAAAGAAGGAAAATTAATGGCTCAATTTGATGATCAACAAGAAGGTGTAATTATTTTTAACACAGAAACGGAAAAAGTTACAACACAAATTATTTAA
- a CDS encoding DinB family protein has protein sequence MSESKRISNLYQSIYNGNPWLEVNLASTLKNVTAEQAYRKANPNLNTIWEIVNHLIQWRRNILERMQGEVIITPDHNYFVPVLDPSEAAWEQSLQTLAKSQDSWSAFFEDFNDDDLAKIYVNNGHTYYEHIHGIIQHDVYHLGQIVILKKILNS, from the coding sequence ATGTCAGAAAGTAAAAGAATCTCAAATCTATATCAATCCATTTATAATGGAAATCCTTGGCTGGAAGTTAATTTAGCCAGTACCTTAAAAAATGTAACGGCAGAACAGGCTTACAGAAAAGCAAATCCGAATCTTAACACGATTTGGGAAATTGTGAATCATTTGATACAATGGAGAAGAAACATTTTAGAACGCATGCAGGGCGAAGTAATCATAACTCCTGATCATAATTATTTTGTTCCTGTTTTAGATCCTTCAGAAGCAGCTTGGGAACAATCACTACAAACACTGGCCAAATCACAAGATTCTTGGAGTGCTTTTTTTGAAGATTTTAATGATGATGACTTAGCCAAAATATATGTAAATAATGGTCATACTTATTACGAACATATTCACGGAATTATTCAGCATGATGTGTATCATTTGGGTCAGATTGTTATTTTGAAGAAAATATTAAACTCATAG
- a CDS encoding sugar O-acetyltransferase, with the protein MKTEKEKMISGEYYNAFDPELLKGRRTAKNLLHTLNVKEYRVTKKAKEILKELIPNTGEGLYIEPPFHCDYGYNIFCGDNVYFNVNCVVLDCAPVNIGSNVFIAPNVQIYTASHPLDAELRKTLENAYPVTIGDDCWIGGNSVICPGVTIGKGCVIGAGSVVTKDIPDNSLAVGNPAKVIRKLNQETETKK; encoded by the coding sequence ATGAAAACAGAAAAAGAAAAAATGATCTCTGGCGAATACTACAATGCCTTTGATCCAGAATTATTAAAAGGCCGTCGAACTGCCAAAAATCTTTTGCACACGCTTAACGTAAAAGAATACAGAGTAACTAAAAAAGCAAAAGAAATTTTAAAAGAGCTTATTCCAAATACTGGAGAGGGTTTATATATCGAACCTCCTTTTCACTGTGATTACGGCTATAATATTTTTTGCGGCGACAATGTTTATTTTAATGTGAATTGTGTTGTTTTAGATTGTGCGCCAGTAAATATTGGTTCAAATGTATTTATTGCGCCAAACGTTCAGATTTATACTGCATCTCATCCGCTTGACGCTGAATTGAGAAAAACGCTTGAAAATGCATACCCTGTCACCATTGGAGACGATTGCTGGATTGGCGGTAATTCGGTAATCTGCCCTGGAGTAACTATCGGAAAAGGCTGCGTAATTGGCGCCGGATCGGTTGTTACAAAAGATATTCCAGACAATTCGTTAGCTGTTGGAAACCCCGCGAAAGTGATTAGAAAATTAAACCAAGAAACTGAAACTAAAAAATAA
- the gloA2 gene encoding SMU1112c/YaeR family gloxylase I-like metalloprotein, with amino-acid sequence MLTLNKIHHIAILCSDYQKSKTFYTEILGLTIIREIYREERQSYKLDLALNGSYVVELFSFPNPPQRPSRPEAVGLRHLAFEVINLEETVAFLTSKNIESEPIRIDETTDKRFTFIADPDLLPIEFYER; translated from the coding sequence ATGCTAACCCTTAATAAAATTCATCATATTGCCATTTTGTGCTCTGATTATCAAAAATCTAAAACTTTTTATACTGAAATTTTAGGTTTAACAATTATAAGAGAAATTTACCGCGAAGAACGCCAGTCCTATAAATTAGATTTGGCTTTGAATGGTTCTTATGTTGTGGAACTTTTTTCGTTTCCGAATCCTCCCCAAAGACCTTCAAGACCCGAAGCCGTTGGTTTAAGACATCTGGCTTTTGAAGTAATTAATTTAGAAGAAACCGTTGCTTTTTTAACTTCAAAAAATATAGAATCAGAGCCAATTAGAATAGATGAAACAACTGATAAACGTTTTACTTTTATTGCAGATCCAGATTTATTGCCAATTGAGTTTTATGAGAGATAG
- a CDS encoding chloride channel protein, whose translation MNKTAQIKKNHQFIKFRKLVIVSILIGFLSAFLGISLKKITEYYEEIFFHQVSVHPLFYIVFPVFGLSVIYFLRQYLFKKKENKGIKEVFESTGKNSKNLPSYKIPSHFINGLLTVIFGGSTGIEVSTVVATATIGSVAHEKENVFRQYKTELICAGVAAGVTALFSSPIAGILFAFEVISRKVTRAFIISNVIAVSIAFGLLTILKEEPLFAVSITTWHLKAIPYFILLGILAGMNSVYLTKCVLFFKSQFGKIETHYYKIIIGSAVLSISLFIFPQLYGEGYHAIKGIFGNSSQLPLTITLAFTFIGLLILKPIVTSVTLASGGDGGVFAPSLFIGAFLGLLLASILNSFFHVNVIPVNFMIIGMAAVLSASIHAPFTAIFLVCGLTNDYTLFLPILVVCLISKYTAKTIYPYTVYSYTPSLTK comes from the coding sequence ATGAACAAAACGGCGCAAATCAAAAAAAATCATCAATTCATTAAGTTCCGAAAATTAGTAATTGTTTCTATTTTAATTGGCTTTCTTTCTGCCTTCCTCGGAATTTCACTAAAAAAAATAACGGAATACTACGAAGAAATCTTCTTTCATCAAGTATCGGTTCACCCTTTATTTTACATTGTATTTCCAGTTTTTGGACTTTCAGTAATTTATTTTTTGAGGCAGTATCTTTTTAAGAAAAAAGAAAACAAAGGAATCAAAGAAGTTTTTGAAAGTACAGGTAAAAACTCAAAAAATCTTCCTTCTTACAAAATCCCATCGCATTTCATAAATGGATTATTAACTGTTATTTTTGGAGGTTCAACCGGAATCGAAGTTTCTACGGTAGTTGCCACAGCGACAATTGGTTCTGTTGCGCACGAAAAAGAAAATGTTTTCCGCCAGTATAAAACAGAGTTAATCTGCGCAGGAGTTGCTGCAGGTGTTACAGCACTTTTCAGCAGTCCGATTGCTGGAATCTTATTTGCTTTTGAAGTAATTTCACGAAAAGTCACACGCGCATTTATCATTTCAAATGTAATTGCTGTTTCGATAGCATTTGGTTTACTTACTATTTTAAAAGAAGAACCTTTATTCGCTGTATCTATTACAACCTGGCATTTAAAAGCAATTCCGTATTTTATTCTTTTAGGAATTTTAGCGGGAATGAATTCGGTTTATTTAACCAAATGTGTATTATTTTTCAAATCTCAATTCGGAAAAATAGAGACCCATTATTATAAAATCATTATTGGATCTGCCGTTTTAAGTATATCCCTTTTTATTTTCCCTCAATTGTATGGAGAAGGTTATCATGCTATAAAAGGTATTTTTGGGAATTCAAGCCAGCTTCCATTAACCATAACTCTGGCATTTACTTTTATCGGGTTACTGATTTTAAAACCAATTGTAACTTCAGTTACTCTTGCTTCTGGTGGTGACGGAGGTGTATTTGCTCCAAGTCTTTTTATTGGTGCTTTTTTAGGTTTATTATTAGCCTCAATTTTGAACAGTTTCTTTCACGTAAATGTAATTCCAGTAAATTTCATGATTATCGGAATGGCGGCTGTTTTAAGCGCCAGTATTCATGCTCCGTTTACAGCAATATTCTTAGTATGCGGATTAACAAATGATTATACGCTTTTTTTACCGATTCTTGTAGTGTGTTTAATTTCAAAGTACACTGCAAAAACTATTTACCCGTATACTGTTTATTCTTACACTCCAAGTTTAACGAAATAA
- a CDS encoding HPP family protein — protein sequence MPTPKIRRSYRKTRYILYKETLIDYKEHFWSFLGSFVGIGILAYVQSMHFSGSDAVYLIGSFGASSVLVYGIIQSPFSQPRNLVGGHVISAIVGVTVHKLVPDIMYIAAPLAVSFAIILMQITKTLHPPGGATALIAVIGTEKVKALGYMYVLSPVFTGVLILLLTALIFNNMTSSRSYPSHSTYHRHYHKIRKRLTGK from the coding sequence ATGCCCACTCCGAAAATTAGAAGAAGCTACAGAAAAACACGTTACATTCTTTACAAAGAAACTTTAATTGATTATAAAGAGCATTTTTGGTCCTTTTTAGGTTCATTTGTCGGAATTGGAATTCTGGCTTACGTACAGTCGATGCATTTTTCTGGAAGTGATGCCGTATACTTAATTGGTTCGTTTGGAGCTTCGAGTGTTTTGGTCTATGGAATTATTCAAAGTCCGTTTTCTCAGCCTCGAAATTTAGTCGGAGGTCATGTAATTTCTGCTATTGTGGGCGTAACTGTACACAAACTGGTTCCAGATATTATGTATATCGCAGCTCCATTGGCTGTTTCTTTTGCTATTATTTTAATGCAGATTACCAAAACTCTTCACCCGCCTGGAGGTGCAACAGCTTTAATTGCAGTTATTGGTACAGAAAAAGTAAAAGCTTTAGGCTATATGTATGTGCTTTCTCCTGTTTTCACTGGAGTGCTTATTTTACTTCTCACCGCATTGATTTTTAACAACATGACTTCAAGCAGAAGTTATCCAAGTCATAGTACTTATCACAGACATTATCATAAAATTCGAAAAAGATTGACTGGAAAGTAA
- a CDS encoding IS1096 element passenger TnpR family protein → MVYKFRVILDAEEDIFRDIAILEDDTLEDLHNAIFNAFGFDGSEVASFYTCDETWNQEDEIPLFDTGDVPGEIRTMNDYPLSSILDRENTKIIYVYDFISMWTFLVELAAIEEEAVGAVYPETLFSHGEMPDEAVEKNFEADMHDDIYGEFEDDLDEDDLDMFEGDDSFEDYGFEENWN, encoded by the coding sequence ATGGTTTATAAATTTAGAGTAATTCTAGACGCCGAAGAAGATATTTTTAGAGACATTGCAATTCTTGAAGACGATACTCTTGAGGATTTACATAATGCAATCTTCAACGCTTTTGGCTTTGACGGATCAGAAGTCGCTTCATTTTATACTTGTGATGAAACTTGGAATCAAGAAGATGAAATTCCGCTTTTTGATACTGGAGATGTTCCTGGCGAAATAAGAACCATGAATGATTATCCTTTGTCTAGTATCTTAGACCGCGAAAACACTAAAATTATCTACGTTTACGATTTCATCAGCATGTGGACTTTCTTAGTTGAGTTAGCCGCAATCGAAGAGGAAGCCGTTGGAGCTGTTTATCCTGAAACTTTGTTCTCTCACGGTGAAATGCCGGACGAGGCTGTAGAAAAAAACTTTGAAGCTGATATGCACGATGATATCTACGGAGAATTTGAAGACGACCTAGACGAAGACGATCTTGACATGTTCGAAGGCGACGACAGCTTCGAAGATTACGGATTTGAGGAGAATTGGAATTAA
- a CDS encoding four helix bundle protein: MKTFRDLLIWQKSMSLVTEIYQLTNSFPKEEIYGLSSQIRRCSISIPSNIAEGYGRDGNSDYLRFLNVSISSLFELQTQLEISFNLKYITEYQFNKINGESREIERMLSSFIRKIKDRK; encoded by the coding sequence ATGAAAACTTTTCGTGACCTTTTGATCTGGCAAAAATCTATGTCCCTGGTAACTGAAATTTACCAATTAACAAATTCATTCCCAAAAGAAGAAATTTATGGACTATCTTCACAAATTAGAAGATGTTCCATTTCAATACCGAGTAATATTGCTGAAGGATATGGCAGAGATGGAAATAGTGATTATTTGAGATTTTTAAATGTTTCAATTTCATCATTATTTGAATTACAGACTCAGCTTGAAATTTCATTCAATCTAAAATATATAACCGAGTATCAATTCAATAAAATAAATGGAGAAAGCAGAGAAATAGAACGAATGTTAAGTTCTTTTATTAGAAAAATAAAAGATAGAAAATAA
- a CDS encoding nucleoid-associated protein, translating into MINLFNTHIETLAIHRVGNKSRNEAIFLSEQPFNLNDEIVPLIKEFFFKPFREKEENYYQFAHEVDLDYNDMFKYATEIFANPANVHEVSKNITKHLYEQSNHPHIKNGEVYVTYLTNLSIDNNVVDAIGIFKSELQADFLQFEEKNSNLEMILQQGINLNKLDKGCLIFNYKKEEGYKILTVDSNRYDARYWLEHFLSVDAFEDENFITKKYLKFCQNFAKDVVLPAEDKKEEVMFMNRSVNYFAKNDQFEEQNFLNEVLDNPDLIPEFKNYKVDKGEKYSIEDVTSFPIANAAVSDARKSIKNVINLDTHIQIKMDFINPESAEKFVEKGWDEEKQMYYYLVYFNKEEKS; encoded by the coding sequence ATGATCAACCTATTCAACACCCACATCGAGACGCTTGCGATTCACCGCGTAGGAAACAAAAGTCGTAACGAAGCTATTTTTTTATCAGAGCAGCCATTTAATTTAAATGATGAAATTGTGCCTCTTATAAAAGAATTCTTTTTTAAGCCTTTTAGAGAAAAAGAAGAAAACTATTATCAGTTTGCACACGAAGTGGACTTGGACTACAACGATATGTTTAAATATGCAACTGAGATTTTTGCTAATCCGGCAAATGTGCATGAGGTTTCTAAAAACATCACGAAGCATTTGTATGAGCAGTCAAATCATCCGCATATTAAAAACGGAGAGGTTTATGTAACGTATTTGACCAACTTAAGTATCGATAATAATGTTGTTGATGCAATCGGGATTTTTAAAAGCGAATTGCAGGCAGACTTTTTACAGTTTGAAGAAAAAAACAGCAATCTTGAAATGATTTTACAGCAGGGAATCAACTTGAATAAATTGGATAAAGGCTGTTTAATTTTCAATTATAAAAAAGAAGAAGGTTATAAAATCCTAACTGTAGACAGTAACCGTTATGATGCACGTTACTGGTTAGAGCACTTTTTATCGGTTGATGCTTTTGAAGATGAAAATTTCATCACTAAAAAATATTTAAAATTCTGTCAGAACTTCGCAAAAGATGTGGTTTTGCCAGCAGAAGACAAGAAAGAGGAAGTAATGTTTATGAACCGATCTGTGAATTATTTCGCTAAAAATGATCAGTTTGAAGAGCAGAATTTCTTGAATGAAGTATTAGACAATCCAGACTTAATTCCTGAATTCAAAAATTATAAAGTTGATAAGGGAGAAAAATACAGCATCGAAGATGTAACCTCATTCCCAATTGCCAACGCAGCAGTTTCTGACGCGAGAAAATCGATTAAAAACGTTATTAATTTGGATACTCACATTCAGATTAAAATGGATTTTATTAATCCAGAAAGCGCAGAAAAATTCGTTGAAAAAGGCTGGGATGAAGAAAAACAAATGTATTACTACTTAGTTTACTTCAACAAAGAAGAAAAAAGCTAA